The genomic interval CACGTTCTTTGCCGCCTTCGCGCTGGATGCCGAGGCCCAGGCCGACGGCGATGGGGAGCACGCCGGTGACAATGGCGGAACTCAACACGCGGTGCTCGGGGAAATTTAAAGTGATGGAATGGCCGGCCATTATTTCGGCCTTCACTGCATCGGCGGGCACGCCTTTGAGCAGGCACTGATAATGACTGCGCCAGGAGCACAGCACCCAGTCGTCAGGCCGCACGCGGTCAAACACATCAATCATCTCCTGCTCATTGCCGGAATAAAGATGCACCGGCGCTTTGATTTTGGAGGCGTTGAATTCGTCGGCGATGTCCTCCTCAAACGCGATCAGCTCCTCGGGCGTCCAACGCGGCAAACCGCCCGCGGTCAATTCGGCGGCGGCGGTTTCGGGTTCGCAAATGAATGGGGGTCTCATAGTTTGGGTTAGTTTAAGCAAAATTAGCGAGTGCTTCGGCGGTAGCCTCCACCTCGTCGAGTTCACGGAATTCGGCTAATTGCCGGGATTTATTGTCCGCTTCGGCGGCGGAGTAGTCCTGATCGCGGTCATAAAAGATCACCTGACTGCCGGCTGTTTCGAAATTGAACGGCACGTGAATGAGGCGATTCAGTTTCTCGCGCACAGCGGGTTGAAACTGCGGCGGCACGAAGAGCAGCATAAATCCGCCCCCACCCGCACCGGTGATTTTGCCTCCCACCGCACCGGCATCGCGCGCGGCGTTGTACAGCTCGGTGATGGAGTCGTTGGAGATCTTGTCGCTGATGGCCTGTTTCGCGAGCCAGCTTTCGTGCAGCAGCTCGCCGTATTCTTTGATCGGTCCGTGCCCGCACAAACTGGCGAGGGCTTCCTCCACCATATCGCGCAGGATGCGAAGTTGGCGGCGCTTGCTTTCAAGTGAGGGCACATAGCTTCCGGCCACTTTATCGGCGGTGCGTTTGATGCCCGTGTAAAAAAGCATAAGATGCGAGGTGAGTTCATTCAGCCGGTCAGGCGGAATGATCACCGGTCGCACCGAAATTTCTCCGGAGGTGTGGAAAGTTATGTGATTGAACCCGCCGTACGCCGCATTGACCTGATCCTGCGAGCCGACGGTTTCTTTCAACAAATCCTGCTCAAGATGAATGCTCTCGTTGGCGAGTTGTTCTTTTGTGGCCATATGGCCTTTGAGGGCGTGGAGAGCGTTGAGCAAACCGACTGTGAATGCGGAGCTGCTGCCCATTCCGCTGCGGGCGGGGAGGTCGCCGTCGTGATGAATCTCAATCCCGCGATCGAGGTTCATAAATTTCAGCGTGGCGCGCACCGAGGGATGCTGTATTTCTTCAACAGTATTCGTGCTCTCGATTTGCGAATACACCACGCGAAATTGATGGTCGAAAAACGGCGGCAAATGGCGCGCGTTGATGTAGCAATACTTGTCGATGGTGGTGGACAGCACCGCGCCGCCATGCTCGCGGTACCAGCCCGGATAGTCCGTGCCGCCGCCAAACATCGAGATGCGATAGGGGGTGCGAGTAATTATCATTTCCTGCCCTTCGTCGTCATATTTAGACCTTTTTCTGGCAGGAAAAAATGAACCTGCCCACGCGAGAGCAGCAAATGCTGTGCCACTCATTTGAATCGGGCCGAATTTGAATAAAACGGCCATAAAGGCCACTTTTATGCTGAAAAACGCCTTGAAACTCTGGGGGGATTTTAGGCGAATTGAGCCTGATTTTCAGTCACAAAAGCCTCCGCTTGGGGCAAGGTTTCCGGGGTGCCGATGTCGAGGAATGCCGCATCCACGGGATGGGCGCGGAGGCCGTTTTTTTCGCTTAAAAGATTAGGGAAAACTTCGCGTTCCAAACTCAATGGACGCGTTTCCGGAAAACTTTTCAGCACCGAATGGCGAAGCAAATAAACGCCCCCATTGATGTGGCCGGTGCCGGGTTGTTTTTCTTCGAAAGCGGTGATGCGCCCGGTGGCGTTTATGCGCACGCTTCCATAGCGGGCGGTGTCCGGCACGGCGCGGGTGACCATCACGCCATCGGCTTCGCCGAGCTCGAGGCACAATGTTGCAACGTCTGCAAAAATTAATGAGTCGCCATTCAACACCAACCACGCGGGTGGCTCGGTGCCGCATTGGGCGGCCGCGTAGGCGAGGCCGCCGCCGGTTCCCATTGGCTGGAGTTCGGCTACGCATTGGACGTTCATTCCCGAAACGGGCTGCGCGGAAAAATGGTTCACCACATATTCAGATCCGTAGCCGGTGGAGATGACCACATCGCGAACGCCTTGGGTCTTTAGCCAACGGACAATCCATTCGATGAAGGGTTTGCCGTTGACGGGTGCCATGGGTTTGGGGAGGTCGCCGAGCAAATCCTTGACGCGCGTGCCGAAGCCGCCGGCGAGAATGAGGGCAGTGATGTCGCGCGGGGCGGGCATTACACGTTCGAGTAAATCGTGTTGCGGATGATGGTGTAGCCTTTGATCAACTCAGTGATGCCGCGGTCGAGATCCCATTCGGTGTTGAATCCGGTTCCGAGCAGGCGTTGATTGGACACGATGTAATCGCGCTTGTCGGGGTCTTCGCCGACTTCGGCTTCGACGTACACGAACTTGGGCAGATGCTTCTGGATTTTTTCGCACAACTCGAGCTTGGAGAGATTGGCTTCTTCAAGACCGGCGTTATACGGCTTGCCTTTCATCGCATCAAAATTATCGATGGCGTGTTCAAACACACGGGCGATGTCGCGCACGTGAATGTAGTTGCGTTTGAAATGGCCTTCGAAAATCAGCAGCGCGCGGTCGTTTACGGCGCGGTACACGAAATCGTTTACGAGCAAATCCAGCCGCATTCGCGGGGCCATTCCGAAGACGGTGGCGAGGCGGAAACTGACGCTATTATCGCGCGCGAGCACTTCAGCTTCGGCGGCGACTTTGGTTTTTCCGTACAGTGTAATGGGGCGAAGCGGGGTTTCTTCGGTGCAAAATTTACCTTCTTCGCCCACGCCATAGCCGCTGTTGGTGATGGGCATGATGATGCGTTGCTCGGCGCTGGCGAGATCGCAAATCAATTTCACCGCGCCGTGATTCACGCTTTCGGCGGCGGCTTTGTCGTCGTTGCACAAGGGCGCGCCAACGAGTGCGGCGAGTGGAATGATGACGTCGGCGTCTTTGAGTAGCGGCTTCACGACATCGGCATCGCGGCAGTCGCCGCGCACGATGTTAAACGTGTCGTGATGGCAGCAATCGCCGAGGCTGTTTTGGCGGAACAGGAAATTGTCCAGCACAGTGACCTCGTGGCCGAGGCCGAGGAGGTGGGGGGTCATAACGGAGCCGAGATACCCGGCGCCGCCGGTGATGAGGATTTTCATTTTTTGTTTAGTTGAATTCGAGTTGGTTAATGATTTCCGTGCCGATGGCCAGTGAG from Limisphaerales bacterium carries:
- a CDS encoding kinase, whose product is MIITRTPYRISMFGGGTDYPGWYREHGGAVLSTTIDKYCYINARHLPPFFDHQFRVVYSQIESTNTVEEIQHPSVRATLKFMNLDRGIEIHHDGDLPARSGMGSSSAFTVGLLNALHALKGHMATKEQLANESIHLEQDLLKETVGSQDQVNAAYGGFNHITFHTSGEISVRPVIIPPDRLNELTSHLMLFYTGIKRTADKVAGSYVPSLESKRRQLRILRDMVEEALASLCGHGPIKEYGELLHESWLAKQAISDKISNDSITELYNAARDAGAVGGKITGAGGGGFMLLFVPPQFQPAVREKLNRLIHVPFNFETAGSQVIFYDRDQDYSAAEADNKSRQLAEFRELDEVEATAEALANFA
- a CDS encoding SDR family oxidoreductase, producing the protein MKILITGGAGYLGSVMTPHLLGLGHEVTVLDNFLFRQNSLGDCCHHDTFNIVRGDCRDADVVKPLLKDADVIIPLAALVGAPLCNDDKAAAESVNHGAVKLICDLASAEQRIIMPITNSGYGVGEEGKFCTEETPLRPITLYGKTKVAAEAEVLARDNSVSFRLATVFGMAPRMRLDLLVNDFVYRAVNDRALLIFEGHFKRNYIHVRDIARVFEHAIDNFDAMKGKPYNAGLEEANLSKLELCEKIQKHLPKFVYVEAEVGEDPDKRDYIVSNQRLLGTGFNTEWDLDRGITELIKGYTIIRNTIYSNV
- a CDS encoding nucleotidyltransferase family protein, which codes for MPAPRDITALILAGGFGTRVKDLLGDLPKPMAPVNGKPFIEWIVRWLKTQGVRDVVISTGYGSEYVVNHFSAQPVSGMNVQCVAELQPMGTGGGLAYAAAQCGTEPPAWLVLNGDSLIFADVATLCLELGEADGVMVTRAVPDTARYGSVRINATGRITAFEEKQPGTGHINGGVYLLRHSVLKSFPETRPLSLEREVFPNLLSEKNGLRAHPVDAAFLDIGTPETLPQAEAFVTENQAQFA